A window from Candidatus Zixiibacteriota bacterium encodes these proteins:
- a CDS encoding tetratricopeptide repeat protein: protein MSQVETRTESALVDRLAADGYWVAIAVKRLSEGKYADAIALCRENLESRPDLVSGRLVYAQALFRSGQAESAAAHFRRVLALDPVNIVALKYLGDIAFEAGDVVSAMSNYGRILEIDPFCRGLRSDIVRHRTETTRTITLTRRAEAKADSVAENLREIPFYTETIGDLYLAQGYPRLAARVFRKLSLESDSPRITEKLSLAESKKRDKDD from the coding sequence ATGTCTCAAGTTGAAACTCGGACCGAATCCGCGCTTGTAGACCGTCTGGCGGCGGACGGGTACTGGGTCGCGATTGCCGTCAAACGCCTGAGCGAGGGGAAATACGCCGATGCCATTGCGCTCTGCCGAGAAAACCTCGAGAGCCGGCCCGATCTGGTGTCCGGGCGGCTGGTGTACGCTCAAGCGCTCTTCCGCTCAGGTCAGGCCGAGAGCGCGGCTGCACATTTCCGGCGGGTCCTGGCGCTGGATCCGGTCAACATTGTCGCGCTCAAATACCTGGGAGATATCGCCTTTGAGGCCGGTGATGTCGTCTCGGCTATGAGCAACTACGGCCGCATACTCGAGATCGACCCGTTCTGCCGCGGGTTAAGATCCGATATCGTACGCCATCGTACGGAAACAACTCGAACCATCACACTGACACGCCGCGCCGAGGCAAAAGCCGACTCGGTGGCGGAAAACCTGCGGGAAATACCGTTTTATACCGAAACGATCGGCGACCTTTATCTCGCCCAGGGGTATCCTCGACTGGCGGCGCGAGTGTTTCGCAAGCTGAGCCTCGAGAGTGACTCACCCCGCATCACCGAAAAACTTAGCCTCGCTGAGAGCAAAAAAAGAGATAAGGATGACTGA
- a CDS encoding Xaa-Pro peptidase family protein has product MSAKRLAAVRAQLQESNLDGLIVVNRNQVRYLTGFYGHDDLDGLLVLAGRSSFLFTDFRYTDDARKSVRGAKVEIVKGSKIAALKECPGLGGANFRLGYDAATMTMAIAEQVRKHLPGCLLVPAEKVFAEFGWVKDGSELASIQEAVDISDRAFERILNLVIPGIRERELAAELEYQMAMLGSEKPAFETIVASGYRAAMPHGLASAKKVQKGDFVTFDFGATVGGYLSDITRTVVVGRATSRQKKVYNTVLKAQLAAIRRIKAGASGKMVDKTARDLIKRAGYGKNFGHGTGHGISMEIHSGPRLSPLADDNLKAGNVVTVEPGIYISGWGGVRIEDDVLVTRNGCRVLNRAPKNLLEL; this is encoded by the coding sequence ATGTCCGCAAAACGTCTTGCTGCTGTTCGCGCCCAACTTCAGGAAAGCAATCTCGACGGGCTGATTGTTGTCAACCGCAATCAGGTTCGTTACCTCACGGGTTTCTACGGCCACGATGACCTCGATGGCCTGCTGGTTCTGGCGGGTCGAAGTTCATTTCTGTTCACCGATTTCAGGTACACCGACGATGCCAGAAAGTCGGTGCGTGGCGCGAAGGTCGAGATCGTCAAAGGCTCCAAAATCGCTGCCCTCAAGGAGTGCCCGGGACTTGGTGGGGCCAACTTTCGCCTGGGGTACGACGCCGCCACGATGACTATGGCGATCGCCGAACAGGTGCGCAAACACCTCCCCGGCTGCCTGCTGGTGCCCGCCGAAAAGGTCTTCGCCGAGTTCGGCTGGGTCAAGGATGGGTCGGAATTGGCCAGCATACAAGAAGCGGTCGACATCTCCGACCGGGCGTTCGAGCGCATTCTGAACCTGGTTATCCCCGGAATTCGGGAGCGGGAGCTGGCGGCGGAACTCGAGTACCAGATGGCCATGCTTGGTTCGGAGAAGCCGGCGTTCGAGACGATTGTGGCCTCCGGGTACCGCGCAGCCATGCCCCACGGGCTGGCATCCGCAAAGAAAGTGCAGAAGGGTGACTTTGTGACCTTCGACTTTGGAGCGACTGTTGGCGGGTACCTTTCTGACATCACCCGCACCGTAGTAGTCGGCAGGGCCACCAGCCGTCAGAAGAAAGTGTATAATACGGTACTGAAGGCTCAGTTGGCTGCGATCCGCAGGATCAAGGCCGGGGCGAGCGGCAAAATGGTCGATAAAACCGCCCGTGACCTGATCAAACGGGCCGGCTATGGCAAGAACTTCGGCCACGGGACCGGCCACGGGATCAGCATGGAAATCCATTCCGGTCCCCGGCTCTCGCCTCTGGCCGACGATAACCTCAAGGCGGGCAACGTAGTAACAGTGGAGCCCGGCATTTATATCAGCGGCTGGGGCGGGGTCAGGATCGAAGACGATGTACTTGTCACCCGCAATGGCTGTCGGGTCCTGAACCGGGCGCCAAAAAACTTGTTGGAGCTATAA